A stretch of Imperialibacter roseus DNA encodes these proteins:
- a CDS encoding pseudouridine synthase: MAGKEHLYFIIHKPYGVLSQFTDEDGNPGLSTLFKLPKDVYPVGRLDTDSEGLLLLTNDKGLNARLLHPSNEHKRTYWVEVEGVVDHKALEALTKGPVIRIKGKEHNSLPIEAKVIPSPEALEERNPPVNHQKYPNTTWLELKLIEGKNRQVRRMTAAVGHPTLRLVRVAIEELGLFPLKSGEITQVSAGVLMRKLHLG; encoded by the coding sequence GTGGCAGGGAAAGAGCATTTGTACTTCATCATTCACAAGCCCTATGGCGTGCTGAGCCAATTCACCGACGAAGACGGTAACCCTGGACTGAGCACCCTGTTCAAGCTGCCGAAGGATGTGTATCCCGTAGGCCGACTGGACACCGACAGCGAGGGGCTGCTGCTGCTCACCAACGACAAAGGGCTGAACGCCCGGCTACTCCACCCCAGCAATGAGCACAAGCGCACCTATTGGGTGGAGGTGGAAGGCGTGGTGGATCACAAGGCACTGGAGGCGCTTACCAAAGGCCCCGTGATCAGGATCAAGGGAAAAGAGCACAATAGCCTGCCGATTGAGGCAAAGGTGATACCCAGCCCCGAGGCGCTGGAGGAAAGAAATCCGCCGGTGAATCACCAGAAGTACCCCAACACTACGTGGCTGGAGCTGAAGCTGATTGAAGGCAAGAACCGGCAGGTGCGGCGCATGACGGCGGCGGTGGGGCACCCCACGCTCAGGCTGGTGAGAGTGGCGATTGAAGAGCTTGGTCTCTTTCCGCTGAAGTCGGGAGAAATAACGCAGGTGTCGGCTGGGGTATTGATGAGGAAGTTACATTTGGGGTGA
- a CDS encoding UPF0175 family protein has product MKTITLNNIPDDIDEKEVSMIVAVKLFDQGKLSSGQAAAIAGISKREFIESVGEYGVSVFQQSPEDLLNDVENAARGK; this is encoded by the coding sequence ATGAAAACGATCACTCTAAATAACATACCAGACGATATCGATGAAAAAGAGGTATCGATGATTGTAGCAGTAAAGCTGTTTGATCAAGGGAAACTATCGTCCGGTCAGGCGGCGGCTATCGCAGGGATTTCCAAACGGGAGTTTATCGAGAGTGTAGGAGAATATGGTGTCTCCGTGTTTCAACAATCGCCAGAAGACTTGCTTAATGACGTTGAAAATGCTGCGAGGGGAAAATAA
- a CDS encoding methyltransferase RsmF C-terminal domain-like protein has protein sequence MKTNFPASFSNRLQAQMGAEASLLLEALSTDSPTSIRINTAKFHAPVQLEKVPWSTNGYYLQERPSFTLDPLIHAGAYYVQEASSMFLEEVVRQSVDHSQPLRVLDLCAAPGGKSTLLASLLSKESLLVSNEVIKSRAEVLAENLTKWGAPNVVVSNNDPRDFDRLQGFFDLIVVDAPCSGEGLFRKDPNAINEWSPDNAHLCSDRQRRILMDVWPALKPGGVLIYSTCTYNPAENEQNIQWLSQQTELEPVSLSVDAGLNIREVQAANHVVGYQFMPHLVKGEGFFVCAVRKLDGDEWQAPRKDKFPLAPTGKKEQAEVAPWLTDERDYFQHYENILAMPQGDNPAWGAVIRELRIVQAGVLVAEVKKKNLVPAPALALSTIFKKDTFPAWELDLRQALQYLRKEEWAIDREKDGWHLMCYQQLPLGWIKRIATRFNNYYPLHWRIRMELPEDLTHSFLNHHA, from the coding sequence ATGAAAACTAACTTCCCCGCATCATTTTCGAACAGGCTGCAGGCACAAATGGGAGCCGAGGCATCGTTGCTGCTGGAGGCTTTGAGTACCGACTCTCCTACCTCCATTCGCATCAATACGGCGAAGTTTCATGCTCCGGTGCAGCTGGAAAAAGTGCCGTGGTCGACCAATGGGTATTACCTGCAGGAAAGGCCCTCCTTCACCCTCGATCCGCTGATACATGCCGGTGCCTATTATGTGCAGGAGGCCAGCTCCATGTTTTTGGAAGAGGTGGTGCGGCAGTCGGTAGATCATTCTCAGCCCTTAAGAGTGCTCGACCTGTGCGCAGCCCCGGGTGGCAAGTCTACGTTGCTAGCTTCCTTGCTCAGCAAAGAATCCCTGCTAGTCTCTAACGAGGTGATCAAAAGCCGGGCGGAAGTGCTGGCCGAGAACCTGACCAAATGGGGCGCTCCCAATGTGGTAGTGAGTAACAACGACCCCAGGGACTTCGACAGGCTGCAAGGCTTTTTTGATCTGATCGTAGTAGATGCCCCGTGCTCCGGCGAAGGGCTGTTTCGGAAAGACCCCAATGCCATCAACGAGTGGTCGCCCGACAATGCCCACCTGTGCTCCGACCGGCAACGAAGGATTTTGATGGACGTGTGGCCGGCGCTGAAGCCCGGCGGCGTGTTGATATACAGCACCTGCACCTACAACCCCGCCGAAAACGAGCAAAACATCCAGTGGCTGTCACAGCAAACGGAGTTGGAGCCCGTCAGCCTGTCGGTAGATGCCGGGCTGAACATCAGAGAAGTGCAAGCTGCCAACCATGTGGTTGGTTACCAGTTTATGCCTCACCTGGTAAAAGGCGAAGGCTTTTTTGTGTGTGCAGTAAGAAAGCTGGATGGTGATGAATGGCAGGCTCCGAGAAAAGATAAGTTTCCGTTGGCCCCAACAGGCAAGAAAGAACAGGCAGAAGTAGCTCCCTGGCTGACTGACGAACGGGACTATTTCCAGCACTATGAAAACATTCTGGCGATGCCCCAGGGCGATAACCCGGCCTGGGGGGCGGTGATCAGAGAGCTGCGCATTGTGCAGGCTGGCGTGCTGGTGGCCGAGGTCAAGAAAAAGAATTTGGTACCCGCCCCTGCTTTGGCGCTATCCACCATTTTCAAAAAAGACACCTTCCCGGCCTGGGAGCTTGACCTGAGGCAGGCTTTGCAATACTTGCGCAAAGAGGAATGGGCCATCGACAGAGAAAAAGACGGATGGCACCTGATGTGCTACCAGCAGCTGCCCCTTGGGTGGATCAAACGGATTGCTACCAGGTTCAACAACTACTATCCGTTGCATTGGAGAATCAGGATGGAGCTGCCGGAAGATTTAACTCACTCATTTTTGAACCACCATGCTTAA
- a CDS encoding DUF2256 domain-containing protein: MKKPHLPTKICPVCERPFAWRKKWELNWSEVIYCSEKCRRSKSKG, translated from the coding sequence ATGAAAAAGCCGCATTTGCCGACCAAAATTTGCCCCGTTTGTGAAAGGCCGTTTGCCTGGCGAAAGAAATGGGAACTCAATTGGAGCGAGGTGATCTATTGCAGCGAAAAGTGCAGACGAAGCAAGTCAAAAGGATGA
- a CDS encoding flavin reductase family protein codes for MHFSKADLANTEKVRRLNIINSVSGIKPGNLIGTRSNTGQANLAIISSVVHLGSNPSYLGFIVRPSEEVRRHTQENILENGWFTINHIRTAFIRNAHYTSAKFDYDVSEFDACGLTEETLYDFHAPFVKESTLKMGLKHVENVAIHSTGTTMIVGQIEHLIVPDEAINKQGYIDLGVADGVGISGLNSYYKLEKVADFPYARVSEVPDFSK; via the coding sequence ATGCACTTCTCAAAAGCCGATTTAGCCAACACAGAAAAGGTAAGGCGACTCAATATCATCAATTCTGTCTCGGGCATAAAGCCCGGAAATCTGATCGGGACTCGCTCCAATACGGGGCAAGCCAACCTGGCAATCATTAGCTCGGTGGTGCATCTGGGAAGCAACCCCTCCTATTTGGGGTTTATCGTGCGCCCAAGCGAAGAGGTGAGGCGGCATACGCAGGAGAATATCCTTGAAAACGGATGGTTTACCATCAATCATATTCGGACGGCTTTTATCAGGAACGCTCACTATACTTCCGCCAAATTCGATTACGATGTATCCGAGTTCGATGCTTGCGGCCTGACGGAGGAAACGTTGTATGATTTCCATGCGCCTTTTGTGAAGGAAAGCACGCTGAAGATGGGACTGAAGCACGTGGAAAATGTGGCAATCCATTCTACCGGCACAACCATGATTGTGGGGCAAATTGAACACCTGATTGTGCCCGACGAAGCGATAAATAAGCAGGGATATATTGACCTGGGGGTGGCAGACGGTGTTGGTATTTCAGGCCTAAACTCCTATTATAAACTCGAGAAGGTCGCCGATTTTCCCTATGCCAGAGTGAGTGAGGTGCCAGATTTCAGTAAATGA
- a CDS encoding TIGR03643 family protein, translating into MSQLAQNDIDRVIEMAWEDRTPFEAIEHQFQLQEKEVIDLMRRTLRASSFRLWRKRVNSGVSQKHLKKRNEAIERFKCASQRQITHNKISKR; encoded by the coding sequence ATGAGCCAACTCGCACAAAATGACATAGACAGGGTAATCGAAATGGCCTGGGAAGACCGCACACCCTTCGAAGCGATTGAACACCAGTTTCAGCTGCAAGAAAAAGAAGTGATTGATCTCATGAGGCGGACGCTCAGGGCATCGAGTTTCAGACTATGGCGAAAGCGTGTCAATAGTGGTGTTAGCCAGAAACATTTGAAAAAGCGCAATGAAGCCATAGAACGTTTCAAATGTGCCAGCCAACGTCAGATCACGCACAACAAAATCAGCAAACGGTGA
- a CDS encoding M28 family metallopeptidase translates to MKKYLPLFLLALLAACNPETKQKATPVTVEESTIGQQIGQLASNEFLGRMPFTEGETKTVNYLKDEFAKLGLKPGNGNSYFQEVPMVEITGTPSEKMIISGRGKTMELGFMKDFVALTLKPTPEVSLENSELVFAGYGIVAPEYGWNDYEGIDWAGKTAVVLVNDPGFKSGDSTLFKGDEMTYYGRWTYKYEEAGRQGAAGVIIIHETEKASYGWNVIQSGWTGPQLNLESDRPVADVQGWISTQAADDLFAATTLENKDYNQMARTKGFKPVPLGFTASVKVTNSIKRDVSKNVVALLPGTDRKDEYIIYSGHWDHFGVGRPIDGDSIYNGAVDNASGTACLLAIAEAFKKEAPTKRSIVFIAVTGEEQGLLGSAYYSEHPIYDPEKTVANINMDALSSPGRMKDLTITGFGHSEMDEYAATAAKKQGRYVIPDPNKEKGYFFRSDHFNFAKIGIPALYASGSYEGFDYSVDQIKEMADHYETYQYHQPSDEYDPATTNLTGVQFDAQLMFEVGLKLANEDYFPKWYDGSEFKAARKRQE, encoded by the coding sequence ATGAAAAAGTACCTACCCCTGTTCCTATTGGCTTTGCTGGCGGCCTGTAATCCTGAAACAAAGCAAAAGGCAACACCAGTCACAGTCGAAGAGTCTACCATTGGTCAGCAAATCGGTCAGCTGGCCTCCAATGAATTTCTGGGAAGAATGCCTTTTACCGAAGGAGAAACCAAAACCGTCAATTACCTGAAGGATGAGTTTGCTAAACTAGGGTTAAAGCCAGGCAATGGCAACAGCTATTTTCAGGAGGTGCCCATGGTAGAAATCACTGGTACGCCTTCAGAGAAAATGATCATCAGCGGTCGGGGTAAAACCATGGAGCTGGGCTTTATGAAAGACTTTGTCGCCCTCACCCTCAAACCTACCCCTGAGGTAAGCCTTGAAAACTCCGAGCTGGTATTTGCCGGTTACGGAATAGTGGCGCCCGAGTATGGCTGGAACGACTACGAGGGCATCGACTGGGCTGGTAAAACCGCCGTTGTATTGGTCAACGATCCTGGCTTCAAGTCGGGAGATTCTACTTTGTTCAAAGGGGATGAAATGACTTACTACGGTCGCTGGACTTACAAATATGAAGAGGCCGGCCGCCAGGGAGCTGCTGGTGTTATCATCATCCATGAAACCGAGAAGGCTTCCTATGGCTGGAATGTGATTCAGTCGGGCTGGACAGGCCCTCAGCTCAATCTGGAAAGCGACCGTCCCGTGGCCGACGTGCAGGGGTGGATATCCACACAGGCAGCAGATGATTTGTTTGCCGCTACTACACTGGAAAACAAAGATTACAACCAAATGGCCAGAACCAAGGGGTTCAAGCCGGTGCCGCTTGGCTTCACAGCGTCTGTAAAAGTTACCAACAGCATCAAAAGAGACGTGTCCAAAAACGTGGTGGCTTTGCTGCCCGGCACAGACCGAAAGGACGAATACATTATTTACTCCGGCCATTGGGATCATTTTGGTGTGGGGCGACCCATCGATGGTGATTCTATTTACAACGGTGCTGTGGACAATGCGTCAGGTACTGCCTGTTTGCTGGCTATTGCCGAAGCTTTCAAAAAAGAGGCTCCTACGAAGCGATCCATTGTGTTCATAGCTGTGACCGGCGAAGAGCAGGGCTTGCTGGGCTCAGCGTATTATTCAGAGCATCCCATTTATGATCCGGAAAAAACGGTCGCCAATATCAATATGGATGCCCTCTCCAGTCCCGGGCGAATGAAAGACCTGACCATTACCGGCTTTGGGCATTCTGAAATGGATGAGTACGCTGCCACCGCCGCCAAAAAACAGGGCCGCTATGTGATCCCCGATCCCAACAAGGAGAAAGGCTACTTCTTCCGCTCCGACCACTTCAACTTCGCCAAAATTGGCATCCCTGCTTTGTATGCGTCGGGCAGTTATGAGGGCTTCGACTACAGCGTGGATCAGATCAAAGAAATGGCCGACCACTACGAAACTTACCAATACCACCAGCCCTCCGATGAATACGACCCTGCGACCACCAATTTGACCGGCGTGCAATTTGATGCCCAGTTGATGTTTGAGGTGGGCCTGAAGTTGGCTAACGAAGACTACTTCCCCAAATGGTACGATGGGAGCGAGTTCAAGGCTGCGAGGAAGAGGCAGGAGTGA
- a CDS encoding zeta toxin family protein: protein MSKARLFVIGGCNGSGKSSYAKAVTPIGVASFDYDKEFLKVYNAMYDSELRADIAHNKTRQLLKYSVTNSIKLQRDFCYETNFNSTPMHWPEMFRAAGFELNLFFFCLDSVEKAKERVRIRVENGGHFVPDNEIEERYKLGFENLDQQFAQFDFVHLFDSSFYKEEPHHILSAKEGQLIYFSEFPEFLKLLIPTIAKMACENWH from the coding sequence ATGTCTAAGGCCAGGCTGTTTGTTATTGGCGGTTGCAATGGATCTGGGAAGTCTTCCTATGCCAAGGCAGTTACACCAATAGGAGTTGCATCATTTGACTACGACAAAGAGTTTCTGAAGGTCTATAACGCAATGTATGATTCAGAACTTCGGGCTGATATTGCACACAACAAAACCAGGCAATTACTAAAATATTCGGTGACAAACTCTATTAAACTACAGCGGGATTTTTGTTATGAAACAAACTTTAACTCAACGCCAATGCACTGGCCCGAGATGTTCCGTGCAGCGGGTTTTGAGCTGAATTTATTCTTTTTTTGCCTGGACTCTGTCGAAAAAGCGAAGGAGAGAGTACGTATTAGAGTGGAGAATGGGGGTCACTTTGTGCCTGACAACGAAATTGAGGAGCGTTATAAATTGGGCTTTGAGAATCTCGACCAGCAGTTCGCTCAATTCGATTTTGTCCACCTTTTTGATTCCAGTTTCTATAAAGAAGAACCGCATCACATTCTGTCTGCTAAGGAAGGTCAGTTGATTTATTTTTCTGAATTTCCTGAATTCTTGAAATTACTTATTCCTACTATCGCTAAAATGGCTTGCGAGAACTGGCATTGA
- a CDS encoding pyridoxamine 5'-phosphate oxidase family protein produces the protein MGKRLDAITPELKTFIENQKIFFVGTAADEGRVNVSPKGTDAFRVLDDNKIIWLNLTGSGNETAAHLLKNDRMTVMFCAFEGKPLILRLYGNAKIYHKRDSKFQEYIGQFPENTGSRQVIEMHVDLVQTSCGFAVPYMDFKEERTILNDWSAKQGTEGIEDYWKNRNTESIDGFETGILRE, from the coding sequence ATGGGGAAGAGATTAGATGCCATCACACCAGAATTGAAGACATTCATTGAGAATCAAAAGATATTTTTTGTGGGAACTGCGGCGGACGAAGGCAGAGTGAACGTGTCGCCTAAAGGCACCGATGCCTTTCGGGTGTTGGATGACAACAAAATTATTTGGCTCAACTTAACAGGAAGCGGAAACGAAACAGCCGCTCATTTATTGAAGAATGATAGAATGACGGTTATGTTCTGTGCATTTGAGGGGAAGCCTTTGATTCTCAGGCTTTATGGAAACGCTAAGATCTATCATAAACGAGACAGCAAATTCCAGGAATATATCGGTCAGTTTCCTGAAAACACGGGCTCCAGGCAAGTCATTGAAATGCATGTCGATTTGGTGCAAACGTCGTGCGGATTTGCCGTGCCCTACATGGATTTCAAAGAGGAGCGAACTATTTTGAACGACTGGTCGGCCAAACAAGGGACTGAGGGAATTGAAGACTACTGGAAGAATAGAAACACAGAGAGCATTGACGGATTTGAAACGGGGATACTTAGAGAGTAG
- a CDS encoding dihydrofolate reductase family protein, which translates to MGNVILDLAVTLDGFIEGPNGEIDWCIMDDDMDFSGFLSSIDTIFYGRVSYDMWGNFQPDTNASETEKSIWAGVHSKKKYVFSTQPKSDGKATFIASGLADKVRELKEKEGRDIWLYGGASLIETFIDLQLIDIYRLSIHPTVLGAGKPLFGNLRERLNLKLLKTNVFRSGVVQVIYEHKK; encoded by the coding sequence ATGGGGAACGTAATCTTAGATTTAGCGGTCACTCTGGACGGGTTTATCGAAGGGCCCAACGGCGAAATTGATTGGTGTATAATGGACGATGATATGGATTTTAGTGGGTTTCTTTCCAGCATCGACACTATTTTTTACGGCAGAGTGAGCTACGACATGTGGGGTAATTTTCAACCCGATACAAATGCTAGTGAGACCGAAAAGTCCATTTGGGCAGGCGTTCACTCGAAAAAGAAATACGTTTTTTCTACCCAACCAAAGTCTGACGGGAAGGCCACGTTTATTGCTTCAGGCTTAGCTGACAAAGTCAGAGAGCTCAAGGAAAAGGAGGGCAGGGACATTTGGTTGTACGGTGGAGCCAGCCTGATAGAAACATTTATCGACCTGCAGTTGATCGACATCTACAGGCTGTCTATTCACCCGACGGTGCTGGGGGCGGGTAAGCCCCTGTTCGGAAACCTGAGGGAGCGGCTCAATCTCAAGCTGCTTAAAACAAATGTGTTTCGGTCAGGTGTGGTGCAGGTTATTTATGAGCACAAAAAATAG
- a CDS encoding NAD(P)/FAD-dependent oxidoreductase → MAKIVVLGAGISGHTAASHLRRKLSKKHEVLVVSPNSNYQWIPSNIWVGIGRMTRKDTVFPLTPLYKRKGIGFKQAKVVTFHPEGDVEESMPFVKVEYTSPDKKGQQEKVTYDYLINATGPKLAFDMTEGMAPGTNKAYSVCTYDHAEHAWEGLKVLIDKLKSSGERAKILIGTGHPKATCQGAAFEYILNVEKELVRFGVRDLVDITWISNEYALGDFGIDGMLLSYGNEVMKSSDMMEMVFRDRGIRWITGAGVTKLEDGKAHYENLDGEYKTEEFDFAMLIPAFSGHGFKAYDKAGGDITDRLFKGFMVVDADYTPRPYEEWTVQDWPETYQNPSYPNIFAPGIAFAPPHTISRPRKSKNGTDIFPSPPRTGMPSGITAKLVADNIIASVNHGKIALPHKGSMGNMGAACIASAGYGHTQGTGISITTFPIVPDYKKYPSTGGRDIHKTFGDIGLAGHWVKLTLHYAFLYKAKMRPFWWLIPE, encoded by the coding sequence ATGGCAAAGATCGTTGTACTCGGGGCCGGTATTTCCGGCCATACTGCCGCCTCCCACCTGCGGCGCAAGCTGTCAAAGAAACACGAGGTGCTGGTGGTGTCACCCAACAGCAATTACCAGTGGATACCCTCCAATATTTGGGTAGGTATTGGGCGAATGACCCGCAAAGACACGGTATTTCCTCTGACCCCACTTTACAAAAGGAAAGGCATCGGCTTCAAGCAGGCCAAAGTGGTCACGTTCCATCCGGAGGGCGATGTTGAGGAAAGCATGCCCTTTGTGAAGGTTGAATACACCTCCCCCGACAAAAAAGGGCAGCAGGAAAAGGTCACTTACGATTACCTGATCAACGCTACGGGGCCGAAGCTGGCGTTTGACATGACGGAAGGCATGGCACCTGGCACCAACAAGGCTTACTCTGTTTGCACTTACGACCATGCAGAACACGCCTGGGAAGGACTAAAGGTATTGATCGACAAGCTAAAATCATCGGGCGAAAGAGCCAAAATCCTCATCGGCACCGGACACCCCAAAGCTACCTGCCAGGGGGCTGCATTCGAGTACATCCTCAATGTAGAAAAAGAGCTTGTCAGGTTTGGCGTAAGAGACCTGGTCGACATCACCTGGATTTCCAACGAATACGCCCTCGGCGACTTCGGCATCGACGGTATGCTGCTCAGCTATGGCAACGAAGTGATGAAGTCGAGCGACATGATGGAGATGGTCTTCCGGGATCGGGGCATTCGCTGGATAACAGGCGCCGGAGTTACCAAACTGGAAGACGGCAAAGCCCACTATGAAAACCTCGACGGGGAATATAAAACCGAGGAGTTTGATTTCGCCATGCTGATCCCGGCTTTTTCGGGCCACGGCTTCAAAGCCTACGACAAAGCAGGAGGCGACATCACCGACAGGCTCTTCAAGGGCTTCATGGTCGTTGATGCCGACTATACCCCCAGGCCATACGAAGAATGGACCGTGCAGGACTGGCCGGAAACCTACCAAAACCCTTCCTACCCTAATATTTTCGCCCCGGGCATTGCTTTCGCCCCTCCTCACACAATATCGAGGCCAAGAAAGAGCAAAAACGGCACGGACATATTTCCCTCGCCCCCCAGAACAGGCATGCCTTCGGGCATCACTGCCAAGCTGGTGGCAGACAATATCATAGCGTCGGTCAACCACGGAAAAATCGCATTGCCTCACAAAGGCTCGATGGGCAATATGGGGGCGGCTTGTATCGCTTCAGCGGGATACGGGCATACACAGGGTACAGGCATCAGTATTACCACATTCCCCATTGTGCCGGACTACAAGAAGTATCCCAGCACCGGGGGAAGGGATATTCACAAAACGTTTGGCGACATTGGCCTGGCGGGGCACTGGGTCAAGCTCACTTTGCACTACGCCTTTCTGTACAAAGCTAAAATGCGGCCCTTTTGGTGGCTAATACCTGAATAA
- a CDS encoding PAS domain-containing sensor histidine kinase, with protein MQDVSKERNEDEKIRLDPFFELSPYLLCIAGYDGYFRRINPAVCKLLGYSQEELLARPISDFIYHEDRHQTKVHRDALLKNVPLLDFENRYVTKGGEVVWLSWNSMPYDSKQLVYAIAKNITHKKRIEEGREALLADLAEANKDLKQLNYTTSHDLRSPVNNLLTIVDLLGNSNIQSKVALELIPILKSATENLNQTLNDYLNIISQKESQVAPIEELDLKQVLSTVVNSINSLAKNANAQFEIDFSEATHIRFNRAYLESIFLNLITNSIKYRRLDVAPVISISSIRSHNAIQLVFADNGLGFDMSKVKGKIFGLHQRFHNHSDSKGIGLYLVHSHVTSLGGSIEVASEVNKGTKFTISFNE; from the coding sequence ATGCAGGATGTGAGTAAGGAGCGCAATGAGGACGAGAAGATTAGGCTAGATCCCTTTTTTGAACTATCTCCTTATTTGCTGTGCATTGCCGGATACGACGGCTACTTCAGAAGAATAAACCCTGCCGTGTGCAAGCTACTGGGATACAGCCAGGAAGAACTATTGGCAAGGCCCATCAGCGATTTTATCTACCATGAAGACAGGCATCAAACAAAAGTCCACCGGGATGCGCTTTTAAAGAATGTTCCGCTGCTGGATTTCGAGAACCGATATGTAACGAAAGGTGGGGAAGTGGTTTGGCTTTCCTGGAATTCGATGCCCTACGATTCGAAGCAACTCGTTTATGCTATTGCAAAAAACATCACCCACAAGAAAAGGATAGAAGAAGGAAGAGAGGCACTGCTGGCTGACCTCGCCGAGGCAAACAAGGACCTGAAGCAACTAAATTACACGACCTCACATGACCTGAGGTCTCCGGTCAACAACCTCCTCACGATAGTTGATCTGTTGGGGAACTCAAATATTCAGAGTAAAGTTGCTCTTGAGCTAATTCCTATCCTTAAGTCTGCTACAGAGAACCTCAATCAAACACTCAACGACTACCTGAACATTATAAGCCAAAAAGAGAGCCAGGTTGCTCCGATTGAAGAACTCGACCTGAAGCAAGTGTTGAGCACTGTAGTCAACTCTATCAATTCTTTGGCGAAAAACGCCAACGCTCAATTTGAAATTGACTTTTCGGAAGCAACCCACATCAGATTTAACAGGGCCTACCTGGAAAGCATCTTTCTCAATCTTATTACCAATTCGATCAAGTACCGGAGGCTCGATGTGGCACCGGTGATCTCCATTTCGAGTATCAGGTCGCACAATGCCATCCAACTTGTTTTCGCAGACAATGGGCTTGGTTTTGACATGAGCAAAGTAAAAGGGAAGATATTCGGGCTACACCAGCGCTTTCACAACCACAGCGACAGCAAGGGCATCGGCCTCTACCTGGTGCATAGCCATGTAACAAGTCTCGGCGGAAGCATCGAAGTAGCAAGTGAAGTCAATAAGGGGACTAAGTTTACCATTTCATTCAACGAGTGA